The proteins below come from a single Nostoc sp. KVJ3 genomic window:
- a CDS encoding serine/threonine-protein kinase: MNSLRCLRNGCTGTIEDDYCNVCGLAALKSVDVSQKQNASLTLRSSPITTATGSSPLTNRSKGSRRTSSTSARSSRRQLGAGLTSVPELPSTEPEKAILTNPMVPENKRFCSNCNHSLRRENGFCSKCGQKYSFIPTLKPGDVVVGQYEVKGAIAYGGLGWIYLGFDKTLSRYVVLKGLLNSEDASSAAVAVAERQFLAVVKHSNIVGIYNFVNHGNEGFIIMEYVGGKTLKEIRKTRGALPVAEAIAYIHRILGAFAYLHSLGLVYCDFKPDNIMIEDNDVKLIDLGGVRRVDDPDGDIYGTVGYSAPEAGEGPTMVSDLFTIGRTLAVLLTEIKGFSKEHLYTLPSPQEEPLFAQQESLYRFLIKATAENPDDRFQSADEMADQLLGVLREVVAISTSIPRPATSNLFGGDMLAITHSGSFEPIKPEYQQLPIPILDASDPGFNAVLNASAIADPVQRAVGLDVVVKQFPKSTEALLRLANSLIDTNDYEEAEQAIAQVVAKDPWDWRSFWYRGRSLMAQNKPTEAQKAFDQVYFDLPGELAPKLALALAAELAENYQLAIKMYNLVSRTDPSYVSAAFGLARCFCATGNRNGAVAALENIPQTSNLYTRARVEIARTLINGDRSAPGTQELKAASVAIEALTLVGSDRYRLTKQVLETALNLITSRQLQAAADLTILGQPLQEVHLRKGLEKALRDMAHLATKDEKISLVDEANRVRPRTLI, from the coding sequence ATGAACAGTCTTCGCTGTCTGCGGAATGGATGTACTGGCACTATTGAGGATGACTACTGTAATGTCTGTGGGTTAGCAGCATTAAAATCTGTTGATGTCAGCCAGAAGCAAAATGCCTCACTTACACTCAGAAGTTCACCAATTACCACAGCCACAGGCTCGTCTCCATTAACCAATCGTTCCAAGGGTTCGCGGCGTACTAGTAGCACTTCTGCCCGTAGTAGCCGCAGACAACTAGGAGCAGGATTAACTTCTGTACCAGAACTACCTTCAACGGAACCAGAAAAAGCGATTCTTACTAACCCAATGGTGCCGGAGAATAAACGCTTTTGTAGTAATTGCAATCATTCTTTGCGACGAGAAAACGGATTTTGCAGCAAGTGTGGGCAGAAGTATTCTTTTATTCCGACTCTGAAGCCTGGCGATGTAGTTGTCGGGCAATACGAAGTTAAAGGAGCGATCGCCTATGGTGGTTTAGGATGGATTTATTTAGGCTTCGATAAAACTTTATCTCGCTATGTAGTACTGAAGGGATTGCTCAACAGCGAAGACGCATCCAGTGCAGCCGTCGCCGTGGCAGAAAGACAATTCTTAGCAGTAGTAAAACACTCTAATATCGTGGGAATTTATAATTTCGTCAACCACGGTAATGAAGGTTTTATCATCATGGAATATGTGGGCGGTAAAACCCTCAAAGAAATCCGCAAAACTCGCGGGGCATTACCCGTAGCAGAAGCGATCGCATATATTCACCGCATCTTGGGAGCTTTTGCCTATCTACATTCCTTGGGGTTGGTATACTGCGACTTCAAGCCAGATAATATCATGATCGAAGACAACGACGTGAAATTAATCGACTTGGGTGGTGTCCGTCGCGTTGACGATCCCGATGGTGATATTTACGGTACAGTCGGCTATAGCGCTCCTGAAGCCGGCGAAGGCCCAACAATGGTTTCCGATTTATTTACCATTGGCAGAACTTTGGCGGTGTTGCTTACTGAGATTAAAGGTTTTAGTAAGGAACATTTATACACACTTCCCAGCCCCCAAGAAGAACCTTTATTTGCCCAACAAGAATCACTGTATCGCTTTCTGATTAAAGCCACCGCCGAAAATCCTGATGACCGATTTCAGTCAGCCGATGAAATGGCAGATCAGTTATTGGGTGTACTGCGGGAAGTTGTTGCCATTTCTACCAGTATTCCTCGTCCCGCCACCAGTAACCTGTTTGGTGGCGATATGTTGGCCATTACCCACAGTGGAAGTTTTGAACCAATTAAGCCAGAATATCAGCAATTACCGATACCCATATTAGATGCTAGCGATCCGGGCTTTAATGCAGTCCTAAATGCCAGCGCGATCGCCGATCCAGTCCAGCGAGCCGTCGGTTTAGATGTTGTTGTCAAACAATTCCCGAAATCAACTGAAGCCTTGTTGCGCTTGGCAAATAGCTTAATTGATACCAATGATTACGAAGAAGCAGAACAAGCTATAGCCCAAGTTGTAGCCAAAGATCCTTGGGATTGGCGGAGCTTTTGGTATCGTGGGCGATCGCTGATGGCGCAAAATAAACCTACAGAGGCGCAGAAAGCATTTGACCAAGTTTATTTTGATTTACCAGGAGAGTTAGCTCCGAAACTGGCGCTGGCGTTAGCCGCAGAACTTGCCGAAAATTACCAATTAGCGATTAAGATGTACAATTTGGTGTCCCGCACCGATCCGAGTTATGTATCAGCAGCTTTTGGGTTAGCACGTTGCTTTTGTGCCACTGGAAATCGCAACGGTGCTGTGGCAGCTTTAGAAAATATTCCGCAAACTTCTAATTTATATACACGAGCGCGAGTCGAAATTGCCCGAACTTTAATCAATGGCGATCGCTCGGCTCCAGGTACTCAAGAACTCAAAGCCGCTTCTGTGGCCATTGAAGCATTGACTTTAGTTGGTAGCGATCGCTATCGCCTGACTAAACAAGTATTAGAAACTGCTCTCAATTTAATCACCTCACGCCAACTCCAAGCTGCTGCTGATTTAACAATTTTGGGACAACCATTACAAGAAGTGCATCTGAGAAAGGGATTGGAAAAAGCCTTACGCGACATGGCGCACCTCGCAACTAAAGACGAAAAAATCTCTTTAGTCGATGAAGCTAATCGGGTACGTCCCAGAACCCTAATTTAA
- a CDS encoding PP2C family serine/threonine-protein phosphatase yields the protein MQCICGASILADDKFCEECGTPLTASKPPTAIDKCEKCGAGIDHEGYCCQCGFRQEPPVHDWLEIIINSQLAGVSDRGLKHSRNEDFLALQQLNGNQPNILVVCDGVSSSEKPDLAAKTAAESTCLALANAWETGENSASAIKSAFATALANVCNISYRNSGDLEPPSTTIVAAIVQEGIATIGWLGDSRAYWISAHSYQQLTQDDSWLTEVVAAGKISEAEAKLSPKAHAITRWLGADAVEDAVPSIMKFTIPGSGYLILCSDGLWNYTLDAAHLANLVQRSPVQDAIGISRTLVEFARNCGGHDNITVAVLCL from the coding sequence ATGCAGTGTATATGTGGTGCATCCATCTTAGCTGATGATAAATTTTGTGAAGAATGCGGTACACCCTTAACGGCTAGTAAACCGCCAACTGCGATCGATAAATGTGAAAAATGTGGTGCAGGAATCGATCATGAAGGCTACTGTTGCCAATGTGGATTTCGTCAAGAACCACCAGTGCATGATTGGTTAGAAATAATAATTAATTCACAGCTAGCCGGAGTTAGCGATCGCGGACTCAAACATAGCCGCAATGAAGATTTCCTCGCTTTACAACAACTCAATGGCAATCAGCCGAATATTCTCGTAGTTTGTGATGGAGTTTCTAGTTCCGAAAAACCTGATTTAGCTGCTAAAACTGCTGCTGAAAGTACTTGTCTGGCTCTAGCGAATGCGTGGGAAACAGGGGAAAATTCCGCTTCGGCAATTAAATCAGCTTTTGCTACTGCTTTAGCCAATGTATGTAATATTTCTTATAGAAATAGTGGAGATTTGGAACCACCATCTACAACTATTGTGGCTGCAATTGTTCAAGAAGGTATCGCTACTATTGGCTGGTTAGGTGATAGTCGCGCTTACTGGATTTCTGCTCACAGTTACCAACAATTGACTCAGGATGATTCCTGGTTAACTGAAGTAGTCGCAGCCGGAAAAATCAGCGAAGCAGAAGCTAAACTATCTCCCAAAGCTCATGCAATTACGCGCTGGCTGGGAGCAGATGCCGTTGAGGATGCTGTTCCCTCAATTATGAAGTTTACTATTCCTGGTTCTGGATATCTGATTTTGTGTAGTGATGGATTGTGGAACTATACCTTAGATGCGGCACATTTAGCTAACTTAGTGCAGCGATCGCCCGTTCAAGATGCGATCGGCATATCTCGCACTCTTGTAGAATTTGCCCGTAATTGTGGTGGACATGACAACATTACTGTTGCTGTTCTCTGTTTATGA
- a CDS encoding vWA domain-containing protein: MSHQFKAEVFQNQYLPQGAREVDAIMTITVEKGDSAIATEHNGRLFGIICDTSGSMGGDKIHAAKDAMTKIVKLLPEDAHFFIVTGAGKATVVFPVSPATIEKKQEAIAAIKSTLANGGTLMSTWLAQALIQFKKMPSAVRQALLLTDGQNDESDEKSLKKVLLECEGVFQCDCRGVGTDWRVAQLQEIASKLLGTTDIIPNAAMIESDFRAILEKAMSKNVSDVALRLWTPQGAKVLFCKQVSPDIVDLTHRHKPVKPQMVDYPTGAWGSNESRDYHFCIEVNPGNIGDEMLAGRASLVYTLNGTETKVAEARILATWTDDEAKSTKIDRRVAHYTGQAELAQSIQEGLEARARNDIELATAKLGKAVKLAHESGNEATAKLLKTVVEVEDAPTGTVRLKREVAKEDAMALETRSTKTTRIPKSPN; encoded by the coding sequence ATGTCTCATCAATTTAAAGCCGAAGTTTTTCAAAACCAATATCTACCCCAAGGAGCCAGAGAAGTTGATGCCATTATGACTATTACCGTCGAAAAAGGTGATAGTGCGATCGCAACTGAACACAATGGCAGACTTTTTGGCATCATCTGCGACACATCCGGTTCAATGGGAGGTGACAAGATACATGCAGCCAAAGATGCAATGACCAAAATTGTGAAATTGCTCCCAGAGGATGCCCATTTCTTCATCGTCACCGGTGCTGGTAAAGCCACTGTAGTTTTTCCTGTTTCTCCAGCCACGATAGAAAAAAAGCAAGAAGCGATCGCAGCTATTAAGAGTACTCTCGCTAATGGTGGTACTCTCATGTCTACTTGGTTGGCTCAAGCCTTAATACAATTCAAAAAGATGCCTAGCGCAGTTCGTCAAGCACTACTACTCACCGATGGGCAAAATGATGAATCTGATGAGAAATCCTTGAAGAAAGTTTTACTTGAATGTGAAGGTGTCTTTCAGTGCGACTGTCGTGGTGTCGGAACTGATTGGCGAGTTGCTCAACTTCAAGAAATTGCCAGCAAACTTTTAGGGACAACCGATATTATTCCTAACGCCGCAATGATTGAAAGTGACTTTCGTGCCATTTTGGAAAAAGCCATGAGTAAAAATGTTAGCGATGTCGCTTTACGTTTATGGACACCACAAGGAGCCAAAGTCTTATTTTGTAAACAAGTTAGTCCCGATATTGTTGACCTTACCCACCGCCATAAACCTGTCAAGCCTCAGATGGTTGATTACCCCACTGGAGCTTGGGGAAGTAACGAGTCTCGTGATTACCACTTCTGTATCGAAGTCAATCCAGGTAATATCGGCGATGAAATGTTAGCAGGCCGAGCCAGTTTAGTATACACCCTCAACGGCACAGAAACTAAAGTTGCAGAAGCCCGTATTTTGGCAACCTGGACTGATGACGAAGCCAAATCTACCAAAATCGATCGGCGAGTTGCCCACTATACTGGACAAGCAGAACTGGCTCAGTCAATTCAAGAAGGATTGGAAGCTCGTGCTAGAAATGATATTGAGCTTGCTACTGCCAAATTAGGTAAGGCAGTAAAACTAGCCCATGAATCAGGGAATGAAGCCACAGCCAAACTACTGAAAACCGTAGTTGAGGTGGAGGATGCACCGACAGGAACAGTCCGGTTGAAGCGAGAAGTCGCTAAAGAAGATGCAATGGCATTGGAAACACGTTCCACAAAAACGACTCGAATTCCTAAATCTCCCAATTAA
- a CDS encoding FHA domain-containing protein produces the protein MSIYQCPKGHESTELDFCSECGTKILGVPELPFVQKTIDSTVTPTKTTENCPDCSTAHEPNSGNFCEICGYNFVTGSHGEVPIAKRTQEEEMATKRQTNTNSSESGLIDSQLLVIGWDVVVYIDPSLRHPESPEPPINQPPITFHLDKTINLIGRNSEVRAIHPEIALDFDDAVSHRHALLTLETDNTLTLRDIGSANGTQLKAVELKPMVDIKLQDGDEFTLGHWTRIAVKAVRKLG, from the coding sequence ATGTCAATCTATCAATGTCCTAAAGGACATGAATCAACTGAATTAGATTTTTGTTCAGAGTGCGGTACTAAGATTCTGGGTGTACCTGAACTTCCATTCGTCCAAAAAACAATTGACTCAACAGTAACGCCAACTAAAACCACAGAAAATTGCCCAGATTGTAGCACCGCCCACGAACCTAACAGTGGCAATTTTTGTGAAATTTGTGGTTACAACTTCGTCACAGGGTCGCATGGTGAAGTACCCATTGCCAAACGCACCCAAGAAGAAGAAATGGCAACAAAGCGACAGACAAATACCAATAGTTCTGAGTCTGGATTAATAGATTCTCAATTGTTAGTTATTGGTTGGGATGTAGTTGTCTATATTGACCCATCTTTACGCCATCCCGAAAGTCCAGAACCACCTATAAATCAACCACCGATTACATTTCACCTCGATAAGACAATTAACTTAATTGGTCGCAATAGCGAAGTTAGAGCAATTCACCCAGAAATTGCTTTAGATTTTGATGATGCTGTCTCACACCGCCATGCTTTGCTTACCCTAGAGACAGACAATACATTAACTCTCCGTGATATTGGTTCTGCGAATGGTACACAATTAAAAGCTGTGGAATTGAAGCCAATGGTAGATATAAAACTTCAGGATGGAGACGAATTTACTCTTGGACATTGGACTCGGATCGCGGTGAAAGCTGTTCGGAAATTAGGATAA
- a CDS encoding NblA/ycf18 family protein, translating into MNQPIELSLEQEFSLRTFADLVQQMSREQAQEFLLMLYKQMMIRETTYQELLKHQWEVGSGSILG; encoded by the coding sequence ATGAACCAACCCATTGAATTATCTTTAGAACAAGAATTTAGCCTTAGAACTTTTGCGGATCTTGTGCAGCAGATGTCCCGTGAACAAGCTCAAGAGTTCTTGCTGATGCTCTATAAGCAGATGATGATAAGGGAAACGACTTATCAAGAACTGCTCAAACATCAGTGGGAAGTTGGTTCAGGTTCAATCTTGGGCTAA
- a CDS encoding alkaline phosphatase family protein, with amino-acid sequence MLRTIRYPWQLIAGISNGLAVLTSVAISSQAALAATVPTFDHIVLVIEENHGYSQIIGSSSAPYINSLATQGALFTNSHGVTHPSQPNYLALFSGSTQGVTNDNCPLTFGGANLTTQLLGIGKTFIGYSESLPSVGYTGCNSGGSNGYYRKHNPWVDFTNVTSSVNQPFTSFPSSANFANLPTVSVVVPNQLDDMHNGTIQQGDTWLKNNLDAYAQWAKTHNSLLIVTFDEDNGTTSNRIATIFYGAHVITGQYSENINHYNVLRTIEASYGLPGLNNATNATPITDSWQ; translated from the coding sequence ATGTTGAGAACAATTAGATATCCTTGGCAATTGATTGCCGGAATTAGTAATGGATTAGCAGTATTAACGAGCGTCGCTATAAGCAGCCAAGCAGCGTTAGCAGCCACAGTGCCAACTTTCGATCACATCGTCCTCGTCATTGAAGAAAACCACGGGTATTCACAAATTATCGGTTCGAGTAGCGCTCCATATATCAATTCACTAGCAACGCAAGGCGCTCTCTTCACAAATTCCCACGGTGTGACACACCCAAGCCAACCCAACTACTTAGCCTTGTTTAGTGGCTCTACACAAGGTGTGACAAACGATAATTGTCCATTAACATTTGGCGGAGCTAATCTGACTACCCAGTTATTGGGCATTGGCAAGACTTTTATAGGTTATTCGGAGAGTCTACCCAGTGTTGGTTATACAGGTTGTAACTCCGGCGGGTCTAATGGTTACTATCGTAAACACAACCCTTGGGTTGATTTCACTAATGTTACTAGTTCCGTAAATCAACCGTTTACAAGTTTTCCTTCGTCTGCGAATTTTGCCAATCTACCTACTGTCTCCGTTGTTGTTCCTAACCAACTAGATGATATGCACAATGGCACGATTCAACAAGGTGATACCTGGCTGAAAAATAATCTGGATGCCTATGCACAGTGGGCTAAAACTCACAACAGCTTGCTGATTGTTACCTTTGATGAAGATAATGGCACAACCAGCAATCGGATTGCAACTATCTTTTATGGCGCTCACGTTATAACGGGACAATATAGTGAGAATATCAATCACTACAATGTGTTACGCACGATTGAAGCAAGCTATGGATTACCTGGATTGAATAATGCCACTAATGCAACCCCAATTACTGATTCCTGGCAATAA